In Synechococcus sp. A18-25c, a single window of DNA contains:
- a CDS encoding VOC family protein: MAAEVTSLSWILASRQPRQLAGFYAELLNTSVRSGLADHHWIVPLKPSGTLQIYTPSRSRPWPTSGSVLAPCLQRQVDADPLAALTRWQEQVMALGGRSTESPRREPFGAECWMEDPEGQRFLLLVLPSRPGTHDKP; this comes from the coding sequence ATGGCTGCTGAGGTGACGTCGCTGAGCTGGATCCTGGCGTCCCGACAGCCACGCCAACTGGCCGGGTTTTATGCCGAGCTGCTGAACACCAGCGTTCGCTCGGGACTGGCCGACCATCACTGGATCGTGCCGCTGAAGCCAAGCGGCACTTTGCAGATCTATACCCCTTCCCGCAGCCGCCCCTGGCCAACGTCAGGCTCCGTGCTGGCGCCATGTTTGCAGCGACAAGTGGATGCCGATCCGCTGGCGGCCTTGACCCGCTGGCAGGAGCAGGTGATGGCGCTGGGAGGACGAAGCACGGAATCTCCGCGGCGGGAGCCGTTTGGCGCCGAGTGCTGGATGGAGGATCCCGAGGGGCAGCGGTTTCTGCTGCTGGTGCTTCCCAGTCGACCCGGCACACACGACAAGCCATGA
- a CDS encoding ATP-binding cassette domain-containing protein has protein sequence MTSLLELEQVQLAGPHGDRLRSLSLQLQAGDRVALLGRSGAGKSSLLAVINGSLRPQTGQVRFRGVPLPSLTRRQRAEIGTLWQDLRLIDELSIGQNVNAGALARHRLGWALANLLFRIGTDASRHCLRQAGLEEALLGDQALDRPVRQLSGGQRQRVALARLFRQQPALMLADEPLASLDPAIAAEVLERLLACDLDGGLCSGAEAVVVSLHRPELIDRFDRVLGLRDGALVIDASAAMVSTEDLKALYAS, from the coding sequence GTGACATCGCTTTTGGAGCTGGAGCAGGTTCAGCTCGCCGGACCCCACGGGGATCGGCTGAGGTCCCTGTCTCTCCAGCTCCAGGCTGGAGACCGGGTCGCCCTGCTCGGTCGCAGTGGTGCGGGCAAGAGTTCCCTGCTAGCCGTGATCAACGGCAGCCTGAGGCCTCAGACCGGTCAGGTGCGCTTCAGGGGAGTGCCGTTGCCAAGTCTGACCCGTCGCCAACGGGCTGAGATCGGCACGCTCTGGCAGGACCTGCGTCTGATCGATGAACTCAGCATTGGTCAGAACGTCAACGCCGGTGCCTTGGCACGTCATCGCCTGGGCTGGGCTCTGGCCAATCTGCTGTTTCGAATTGGCACCGATGCCAGCCGTCACTGCCTGCGGCAGGCCGGACTGGAGGAGGCTCTGCTGGGGGATCAGGCCCTGGATCGTCCTGTGCGGCAGCTCTCGGGTGGTCAACGTCAACGGGTGGCGTTGGCACGTCTGTTCCGCCAACAGCCGGCGTTGATGCTCGCGGATGAACCATTGGCCAGCCTGGATCCGGCCATTGCCGCTGAAGTGCTTGAACGGTTGCTGGCGTGCGACCTGGATGGAGGGCTGTGCAGCGGCGCTGAGGCCGTCGTGGTGTCGTTGCATCGCCCTGAGCTGATCGACCGGTTTGATCGTGTGCTCGGACTCCGCGATGGAGCCCTTGTGATCGATGCATCGGCCGCGATGGTGTCGACCGAAGACCTCAAAGCCCTGTACGCCTCATGA
- a CDS encoding ABC transporter permease, giving the protein MIRALRPTAPALALLPALALVPVLIVVLQAVHGGGGEIWAAFLIGAVRPSLDPVLIGSLLRALQVTLATALTGWGCSLLIGVVLGCLSSERLWLTFRWPGLPAVLLRRLLALPRSVHELIWGLLLLQVFGLHPWVAVAAITIPYAALVARVWRDQLQSLDSSKLEALLQAGASPLSACFTAFAPAMGGVLMSYGGYRLECALRSATLLGVFGLGGLGTDLELSLKSLRFHELWTGLWLLALVSIALEQGLRLWRLHSGQARLAQRQVLGFVALVLMAVMVGGLWLAHLFPEAGPLLWMPVIWPDGRALLEAAQELPWMPMIWETLLLTVLAAGIAIGLPPLVLLLSTSRLWRSCLGALWSLLRLIPPPLTVLLLLLSNRPTLAIGALALGLHNAGVMGRLLQEGLDQQDDAARIAMRSSGASTRVSWLYGVLSPRSPSHLAYGAYRSDVILRETVVVGLIGGSGLGWQLLESLSSFHWAAVLLLLVSYALITLFGEVLSDGSRQHWLQS; this is encoded by the coding sequence ATGATCCGGGCGCTTCGGCCGACGGCCCCGGCCCTGGCCCTGTTGCCGGCTCTGGCACTGGTTCCGGTGCTGATCGTTGTGCTTCAGGCCGTTCATGGCGGCGGTGGCGAGATCTGGGCAGCCTTCTTGATCGGTGCCGTCCGGCCCTCCCTGGATCCAGTCCTGATTGGGTCCTTGCTTAGGGCACTGCAGGTGACCTTGGCCACGGCGCTCACAGGCTGGGGCTGCAGTCTGCTGATCGGCGTGGTTCTGGGGTGCTTGAGTTCAGAGCGTCTCTGGCTCACGTTCCGCTGGCCGGGCTTGCCAGCAGTGCTGTTAAGGCGGCTCCTGGCATTGCCGCGTTCGGTGCATGAACTGATCTGGGGGTTGCTGCTGCTGCAGGTGTTTGGACTGCATCCCTGGGTGGCCGTCGCAGCGATCACCATTCCCTATGCCGCCCTCGTGGCGCGCGTCTGGCGTGATCAGTTGCAGAGCCTGGATTCTTCCAAACTGGAGGCTCTGCTTCAGGCTGGTGCGTCGCCACTCTCGGCCTGTTTCACCGCCTTTGCTCCGGCCATGGGTGGCGTGTTGATGAGCTACGGCGGCTACCGGTTGGAGTGTGCCCTGCGCAGCGCCACGCTGCTGGGGGTGTTTGGTCTTGGTGGACTCGGAACCGATCTTGAGCTCAGTCTCAAATCACTGCGTTTTCACGAGCTCTGGACGGGGCTCTGGCTGCTGGCCCTGGTGAGCATTGCCCTCGAGCAGGGATTGCGCCTGTGGCGACTGCACAGCGGTCAGGCGCGATTGGCGCAGCGGCAGGTGCTGGGTTTTGTTGCGCTGGTGTTGATGGCTGTGATGGTCGGTGGCCTCTGGTTGGCGCACCTGTTCCCTGAGGCCGGCCCTCTCCTCTGGATGCCGGTGATCTGGCCGGATGGCCGCGCTCTGCTGGAGGCCGCGCAGGAGCTGCCTTGGATGCCGATGATCTGGGAAACGCTGTTGCTCACCGTGCTGGCGGCCGGTATCGCCATCGGTTTGCCGCCGCTGGTGCTGCTGCTGTCGACCAGTCGGCTGTGGCGGTCTTGCCTGGGGGCGCTCTGGAGTCTTCTGCGCTTGATCCCACCGCCGCTCACTGTGCTGCTTCTGCTGCTGAGCAACCGCCCGACGCTGGCCATCGGTGCCCTGGCCCTGGGCCTGCACAACGCCGGGGTGATGGGGCGATTGCTGCAGGAGGGATTGGATCAGCAGGACGATGCCGCTCGCATCGCCATGCGCAGCAGCGGTGCATCAACACGGGTCAGTTGGCTGTATGGCGTGCTCAGCCCACGCAGTCCGTCCCACCTCGCCTACGGGGCCTATCGCAGTGATGTGATCCTGCGCGAAACCGTCGTGGTTGGTCTCATCGGTGGCAGTGGACTGGGATGGCAGCTGCTCGAGTCGCTCAGCTCCTTCCATTGGGCTGCCGTCTTACTGCTGCTGGTCAGTTACGCCCTGATCACCCTGTTCGGTGAAGTGCTCAGTGATGGTTCCCGGCAGCACTGGCTGCAAAGCTGA
- a CDS encoding pyridoxal phosphate-dependent aminotransferase yields MSRPPSLSSRAEALQPSLTLAISARAKALKLDGRDICSLSAGEPDFGTPHFIVEASIQALRDGLTRYGPAAGDPELREAIARKLSAENGIPTTAAEVMVTNGGKQAIYNLFQILLNPGDEVIIPSPYWLSYPEMARLAQARPVPVPSSAESGFALDLEALEAAITPASRLLVVNSPGNPTGRVLTLEELKALAELVRRHPRLLVMADEIYEYLLDDRVTHHSFAAVAPDLKDRCFLVNGFAKGWAMTGWRLGYLSGHASVIQAASALQSQSTSNVCSFAQRGALAAIEGSRTCVQEMAASYNARRRLLTEGLQAMPGITLTPPSGAFYAFPQLPEGCPDSMTFCQTALEQEGLAIVPGGAFGDDRCVRLSCAVSRETITDGLARLARLLPAG; encoded by the coding sequence ATGTCCCGCCCGCCATCCCTGTCCAGCCGAGCAGAAGCCCTGCAGCCTTCGCTCACGCTGGCCATCAGTGCCCGGGCCAAGGCTCTGAAACTGGACGGTCGGGACATCTGCAGTCTGAGTGCCGGTGAGCCTGATTTCGGGACCCCTCACTTCATTGTTGAGGCTTCCATTCAGGCCTTGCGCGACGGCCTCACCCGTTACGGACCCGCTGCCGGAGACCCTGAACTGCGGGAGGCCATTGCCCGCAAGCTCAGCGCTGAGAACGGCATTCCCACCACGGCCGCCGAGGTGATGGTGACCAACGGTGGCAAGCAGGCCATCTACAACCTTTTCCAGATTCTCCTCAACCCCGGCGATGAGGTGATCATTCCTTCGCCCTACTGGCTGAGTTACCCCGAGATGGCACGGCTGGCGCAAGCCCGACCCGTGCCGGTGCCCTCTTCGGCTGAAAGCGGCTTCGCCTTGGATCTTGAAGCCCTTGAAGCGGCGATCACCCCGGCCAGCCGTCTTTTGGTGGTCAATTCACCGGGCAACCCCACCGGCAGGGTGCTCACCCTCGAGGAACTGAAAGCCCTCGCCGAGCTGGTGCGTCGTCATCCGCGCCTGCTGGTGATGGCCGATGAGATCTACGAATACCTCTTGGATGATCGTGTGACCCACCACAGTTTTGCTGCGGTGGCACCTGATCTGAAGGATCGCTGTTTTCTGGTCAATGGTTTTGCCAAGGGCTGGGCCATGACGGGCTGGCGGCTTGGTTACCTCAGCGGCCATGCATCGGTGATCCAGGCGGCGTCGGCTCTGCAGAGTCAGAGCACCAGCAACGTGTGCAGCTTCGCCCAGCGCGGCGCCCTCGCGGCGATCGAGGGTTCACGGACCTGTGTGCAGGAGATGGCGGCGAGTTACAACGCCCGCCGGCGTCTGCTCACTGAGGGCCTGCAGGCCATGCCCGGGATCACGCTGACTCCGCCCAGTGGGGCGTTTTATGCCTTCCCCCAGCTGCCCGAAGGCTGCCCGGATTCGATGACGTTCTGCCAAACCGCTTTGGAGCAGGAGGGTCTGGCCATTGTTCCGGGTGGAGCTTTCGGCGATGACCGCTGCGTTCGGCTGTCCTGTGCTGTCTCGCGTGAGACGATCACAGATGGATTGGCTCGACTCGCACGCCTATTACCTGCAGGCTGA
- a CDS encoding putative selenate ABC transporter substrate-binding protein — translation MPTRERRAVALLAVLLCQGVTVLPVVAQPTLKVGAIPDQNPERLNRLYGQLADELSERLDVKVRYVPVSNYPAAVSAFRSGGLDLAWFGGLTGVQARLQTPGAQVLAQRDIDARFRSVFIANTNSGLQPITSINGLTSLRGKRFSFGSESSTSGRLMPQHFLAKVGVTPSQFSGGRAGFSGSHDATIAVVQSGAYEAGALNEQVWTSAVNDGRVNTEKVEVIWRTPEYVDYHWVVRPNLDQSFGAGFTGRLRQAILAIQPTTPRQTTILELFAAKRFIPAEASQYEPIERVGRELGKIR, via the coding sequence ATGCCGACACGAGAACGTCGGGCCGTTGCCCTGCTGGCTGTTTTGCTTTGCCAAGGGGTAACGGTCCTTCCCGTGGTTGCTCAACCCACTCTCAAGGTGGGAGCCATCCCTGATCAAAACCCCGAGCGTCTGAATCGTCTGTATGGCCAGCTGGCCGATGAGCTGAGCGAACGCCTCGACGTCAAGGTGCGTTACGTGCCCGTCAGCAACTACCCGGCGGCCGTGAGTGCCTTCCGCAGCGGTGGTTTGGACCTGGCCTGGTTCGGAGGCCTTACCGGCGTGCAGGCGCGTCTGCAGACACCCGGCGCTCAGGTGCTGGCCCAGCGCGACATCGACGCCCGTTTCCGAAGTGTTTTCATCGCCAACACCAATTCTGGTCTGCAGCCCATCACCTCCATCAATGGCCTGACCAGCCTGCGCGGCAAGCGTTTCTCTTTTGGTTCGGAGAGTTCCACCTCAGGCCGGCTGATGCCGCAACATTTTTTGGCCAAAGTGGGGGTGACCCCCAGTCAGTTCAGTGGTGGCCGGGCTGGATTCAGCGGCAGTCACGACGCCACCATCGCCGTGGTGCAGAGCGGTGCCTATGAAGCTGGCGCCCTCAATGAGCAGGTGTGGACCTCGGCGGTGAACGACGGCCGGGTCAACACCGAGAAGGTGGAGGTGATCTGGCGCACCCCGGAATACGTCGATTACCACTGGGTGGTGCGTCCCAATCTGGACCAAAGTTTTGGGGCTGGCTTCACCGGTCGCCTGCGTCAGGCGATCCTGGCGATTCAACCCACCACGCCCCGCCAAACCACGATCTTGGAGCTCTTCGCCGCCAAGCGTTTCATCCCTGCGGAGGCCAGCCAGTACGAACCGATCGAACGGGTGGGCCGCGAACTGGGCAAGATCCGGTGA
- the ispG gene encoding (E)-4-hydroxy-3-methylbut-2-enyl-diphosphate synthase, with the protein MTGTLASTTETGSDVASNSRYDTVIHRRQTRTVMVGDVPIGSEHPVVVQSMINEDTLDIEGSVAGIRRLVDAGCEIVRVTTPSMAHAKAMGKIRSSLREQGCTVPLVADVHHNGIKIALEVVKHVDKVRINPGLFVFETADPNRQDFSKEEFDAIGERIKETFAPLVEALKRENKALRIGVNHGSLAERMLFTYGDTPEGMVESAMEFVRICDELDFHNIVISMKASRAPVMLAAYRLMADTLDKEGFNYPLHLGVTEAGDGDYGRIKSTAGIATLLAEGLGDTIRVSLTEAPEKEIPVCYSILQAIGLRKTMVEYVACPSCGRTLFNLEEVLNQVRNATSHLSGLDIAVMGCIVNGPGEMADADYGYVGKGPGTIALYRGREEIRKVPEAEGVNALVQLIKDDGRWVDPA; encoded by the coding sequence ATGACCGGCACCCTGGCCAGCACGACCGAGACCGGCAGTGACGTTGCCAGCAACTCCCGTTACGACACGGTGATTCACCGTCGTCAGACGCGCACGGTGATGGTGGGTGATGTGCCGATCGGCAGCGAGCATCCGGTGGTGGTGCAGTCGATGATCAATGAGGACACCCTCGACATCGAAGGGTCGGTTGCGGGGATTCGCAGGCTGGTGGACGCCGGCTGCGAGATCGTGCGGGTGACGACGCCTTCGATGGCCCACGCCAAGGCCATGGGCAAGATCCGATCCAGCTTGCGCGAGCAGGGGTGCACCGTGCCGCTCGTGGCCGACGTGCACCACAACGGCATCAAGATCGCGCTGGAGGTGGTCAAGCATGTCGACAAGGTGCGGATCAATCCCGGCCTGTTCGTCTTCGAAACCGCTGATCCCAACCGCCAGGATTTCAGCAAGGAGGAGTTCGACGCCATCGGCGAACGCATCAAGGAAACGTTCGCCCCGCTGGTGGAAGCCCTCAAGCGGGAAAACAAGGCCCTGCGCATCGGCGTGAATCACGGGTCGCTGGCCGAGCGGATGCTGTTCACTTATGGCGACACGCCCGAGGGGATGGTCGAATCGGCCATGGAGTTCGTGCGCATCTGCGATGAACTCGACTTCCACAACATCGTGATCTCGATGAAAGCCTCCAGGGCACCCGTGATGCTGGCGGCCTATCGCCTCATGGCCGACACTCTCGACAAGGAGGGATTCAACTATCCGCTGCACCTCGGCGTGACGGAAGCTGGCGACGGTGACTATGGCCGCATCAAAAGCACCGCAGGCATCGCCACCCTGCTCGCCGAAGGGTTGGGCGACACCATCCGCGTGTCGCTGACAGAGGCACCAGAGAAGGAGATCCCCGTCTGTTATTCGATCCTTCAGGCCATCGGCCTGCGCAAGACGATGGTCGAATACGTGGCCTGTCCGAGCTGCGGTCGCACTTTGTTTAATCTTGAGGAGGTGCTGAATCAGGTTCGAAACGCCACCTCGCATCTCTCCGGTTTGGACATCGCCGTGATGGGCTGCATCGTCAACGGCCCCGGCGAAATGGCTGATGCCGACTACGGTTACGTGGGCAAGGGCCCTGGGACCATCGCTCTTTACCGAGGTCGGGAAGAGATTCGCAAAGTGCCTGAAGCCGAAGGGGTCAACGCCTTGGTTCAGCTGATTAAGGACGACGGACGCTGGGTGGACCCCGCCTGA
- a CDS encoding helix-turn-helix transcriptional regulator — protein MSTTVETASQLDAHQAQGMLKGLSDPIRLNVIEQLGAGERCVCDLTTNLQLSQSRLSFHLKVLREAGLISDRQSGRWVYYRLRPEALKALQQWLQGLTDSCQRRSSCCDD, from the coding sequence ATGTCAACGACGGTGGAAACTGCTTCGCAACTGGATGCCCACCAGGCCCAAGGCATGCTCAAGGGGCTGTCGGACCCGATCCGGCTGAACGTGATTGAGCAGCTGGGTGCTGGCGAGCGCTGCGTCTGCGATCTCACCACCAACCTGCAGCTGTCCCAGTCGCGACTCTCCTTTCACCTCAAGGTGCTCAGAGAAGCTGGCCTGATCAGTGATCGCCAAAGCGGTCGCTGGGTCTATTACCGGCTCCGTCCGGAAGCCCTGAAAGCGCTGCAGCAGTGGCTGCAAGGACTCACCGACAGCTGCCAAAGACGCAGCAGCTGCTGTGACGACTGA
- a CDS encoding mechanosensitive ion channel family protein — protein sequence MNLGHLLWTVFGGAAITLVLSYLLRRVLPKLTQKTSSDFDDFLINALGDAVIPIGLITVLVLTEIDLNLPSNIKTAYAIALRALITIVLVRFTNRVGARFLTSAARRTGGEDLQQLLKSLLPLLRALVWSVGILVLLQSLGVKMTVVWGLLSAGGIGIGLALKEPAQELFAYLMILLDKPFTVGQFISTGSTSATVEKIGVRSTHLRSTRGELVVVNNTTLTGNTIQNFAEMTQRRMLYSIGVTYDTTVEQMKAIPSMIQEIIDRQEHSSFGRCHFTEFADSSLNFELAYYIDTRDYTVALNNQQAINLAIMEVFAQQGIEFAFPSQTVYLESDSGANQAS from the coding sequence ATGAACCTGGGTCATCTCCTCTGGACGGTCTTTGGTGGCGCAGCAATCACCCTGGTGCTGTCGTACCTACTGCGGCGCGTGCTTCCCAAGCTGACGCAGAAAACCAGCAGCGATTTTGATGACTTCCTGATCAATGCCCTGGGGGATGCCGTGATTCCGATCGGGCTGATCACTGTGCTGGTGCTCACAGAAATTGATCTCAACCTTCCCAGCAACATCAAGACGGCCTATGCCATCGCCCTGCGCGCCCTGATCACGATTGTGCTGGTGCGCTTCACCAATCGGGTGGGTGCACGCTTTCTGACCAGCGCCGCGCGACGCACCGGCGGGGAAGACCTTCAGCAACTGCTGAAAAGCCTGCTGCCGCTGCTGAGAGCCCTGGTGTGGAGTGTGGGCATCCTGGTGCTTCTTCAGAGCCTGGGGGTGAAAATGACGGTGGTCTGGGGCCTGCTTAGCGCCGGCGGCATCGGCATTGGCTTGGCTCTCAAAGAACCGGCGCAGGAGCTGTTCGCCTACCTGATGATCCTGCTCGACAAACCCTTCACCGTCGGGCAGTTCATCAGCACGGGGTCAACGTCGGCCACGGTGGAGAAAATCGGCGTGCGTTCCACCCATCTGCGCAGCACCCGCGGCGAGCTGGTGGTGGTCAACAACACCACACTCACGGGAAACACAATTCAAAACTTCGCCGAGATGACCCAACGGCGGATGCTCTATTCCATCGGCGTCACCTACGACACCACCGTGGAGCAGATGAAAGCGATTCCCTCAATGATCCAGGAGATCATCGACCGGCAGGAGCACAGCAGCTTCGGCCGTTGTCACTTCACGGAATTCGCCGACTCAAGCCTGAATTTCGAGCTGGCCTATTACATCGACACGCGTGATTACACCGTCGCCTTGAACAATCAGCAGGCGATCAACCTGGCCATCATGGAAGTGTTCGCGCAGCAAGGAATCGAATTCGCCTTCCCAAGCCAGACCGTTTACCTGGAGAGCGATTCAGGGGCAAACCAAGCCTCCTGA
- a CDS encoding DUF938 domain-containing protein has product MKGGAADQRLLFPATQRNRIPIGDALERHLPSQGLVLELASGSGEHGVTFQQRFPALTWQCSDPDPEHCRSINSWIRHEGLNDTMPAALALDVRDDHWRQHLSAAPQAIVCINLLHIAPWECTLALLKNAAELLQPGNTLSVYGPFCVDGAHVSESNRSFDSSLQQRDSRWGVRDQTTVIEHATTVGLTLCEIALLPANNRMITWRR; this is encoded by the coding sequence ATGAAAGGCGGAGCCGCCGACCAACGCTTGCTGTTTCCCGCCACGCAGCGCAACCGCATTCCCATCGGAGACGCACTGGAACGCCACTTGCCCAGCCAGGGGTTAGTGCTGGAACTGGCCAGCGGCTCGGGGGAGCATGGCGTGACCTTTCAGCAGCGCTTTCCCGCGCTGACCTGGCAATGCAGTGACCCCGATCCAGAGCACTGCCGCAGCATTAACAGCTGGATCCGCCATGAGGGGCTCAACGACACGATGCCAGCTGCACTGGCCCTCGACGTGCGTGACGACCACTGGCGGCAGCACCTGAGCGCTGCACCCCAGGCCATCGTGTGCATCAACCTGCTGCACATCGCTCCCTGGGAGTGCACCCTTGCGCTGCTGAAGAACGCCGCAGAGCTGCTGCAACCAGGCAACACCCTCAGCGTGTACGGACCTTTCTGCGTGGATGGCGCCCACGTCAGCGAGAGCAACCGCAGTTTCGACTCGTCGTTGCAGCAACGCGACTCCCGTTGGGGCGTGCGGGACCAAACGACCGTGATCGAGCACGCAACGACCGTGGGTCTGACGCTGTGCGAGATCGCCCTGCTCCCCGCCAACAACCGCATGATCACCTGGAGGCGCTGA
- a CDS encoding GDSL-type esterase/lipase family protein, translating into MRAPRQLVVIGDSGVVGWGDREGGGWCERLRRHWMELPDAPLIYGLGVRGDGLEAVSARWEREWTCRGELRRQQPEAILLAVGLNDTARVGRPDGRQPLDAEAFRFGFEQLLRAIQPRASVFVLGLTPVDEQAMPFAGCLWYGNQDVAVHEAQIEDACLEVDVPFLALHGAMRADPDCLQWIEPDGIHLNGFGHAWIEQRVRAWDALQRWAGLETRTQPTPW; encoded by the coding sequence ATGCGGGCTCCCCGGCAACTTGTAGTGATCGGCGACAGCGGGGTTGTCGGCTGGGGGGATCGCGAAGGCGGCGGTTGGTGCGAACGGCTGCGTCGGCACTGGATGGAGCTTCCTGATGCTCCGCTGATCTATGGCCTCGGCGTGCGCGGTGATGGCCTCGAGGCGGTGTCAGCACGCTGGGAGCGGGAATGGACGTGTCGTGGTGAACTGCGGCGTCAACAACCGGAAGCGATCCTGCTGGCGGTGGGTCTCAACGACACCGCGCGAGTCGGTCGTCCCGATGGCCGTCAACCTTTGGATGCTGAGGCGTTTCGCTTCGGGTTTGAACAGCTCCTACGGGCGATTCAGCCGCGGGCTTCGGTGTTTGTGCTGGGACTGACGCCAGTGGATGAACAGGCCATGCCCTTTGCGGGTTGCCTCTGGTACGGCAACCAGGACGTGGCGGTGCACGAAGCCCAGATTGAGGACGCCTGCCTGGAGGTGGACGTGCCTTTCCTGGCTCTGCATGGTGCGATGCGGGCGGATCCCGACTGTCTGCAGTGGATAGAACCCGATGGCATTCATCTCAATGGTTTCGGCCACGCCTGGATTGAACAGCGCGTGCGTGCCTGGGATGCATTGCAACGCTGGGCTGGATTGGAAACACGCACGCAACCCACACCCTGGTGA
- a CDS encoding uracil-DNA glycosylase: MTSPISAELQALELCCAECRHCGLAEKRQQVVVGRGNPEARLMLIGEAPGAEEDARGLPFVGRSGQLLSGLIAEAGLDEEQDLYICNVIKCRPPGNRKPTAQEIDQCRPWLEQQMTLIKPPLVLLAGATALRALLGIRSGISQRRGQWHDQDQRAFMPVFHPSYLLRFRSREPGSPQDLTLQDLKEARRRLCRERPSLR, encoded by the coding sequence ATGACATCACCGATCTCCGCTGAACTCCAGGCCTTGGAGCTTTGCTGCGCCGAGTGCCGCCACTGCGGGCTGGCGGAGAAACGCCAACAGGTGGTGGTGGGTCGCGGTAATCCCGAGGCACGCCTGATGCTGATCGGTGAAGCCCCGGGGGCTGAGGAGGACGCCCGCGGCCTGCCCTTCGTGGGACGGTCAGGGCAACTGCTCAGCGGCCTCATCGCTGAAGCCGGACTGGATGAAGAACAGGACCTCTACATCTGCAATGTGATCAAGTGCCGGCCGCCGGGAAATCGCAAACCGACGGCGCAGGAAATCGACCAGTGCCGGCCTTGGCTTGAGCAGCAAATGACATTGATCAAACCGCCGCTGGTGCTGCTGGCCGGTGCCACGGCTCTTCGGGCGTTGCTGGGGATCCGCAGCGGCATCAGTCAACGTCGTGGGCAATGGCATGACCAGGACCAACGGGCCTTCATGCCGGTGTTCCATCCCTCCTATTTACTGCGTTTCCGCTCCCGCGAGCCCGGCAGTCCCCAGGACCTCACCCTGCAGGACCTCAAGGAAGCCAGGCGTCGTCTATGCCGCGAACGTCCGTCACTGCGGTGA
- a CDS encoding ArsJ-associated glyceraldehyde-3-phosphate dehydrogenase, giving the protein MRIGINGFGRIGRLVLRALWGRPGIELVHVNDPAGDAVTAAHLLEFDSVHGRWNRAITSSADGFNVEGSALTWSSESDPTAVPWIDRGVEMVLEASGVIKTPQTLNPYFEQVGLKRVVVACPVKGVVAGEDALNIVYGINQNLYEPARHKLVTAASCTTNCLAPVVKVVHESFGIDHGLITTIHDITNTQVPIDAFKSDLRRARSGLSSLIPTTTGSAKAIAMIFPELKGKLNGHAVRVPLLNGSLTDAVFELKQSVTAEQVNAAFKAAADGPLKGILGYEERPLVSCDYTNDNRSAVVDALSTMVVDGTQLKVYAWYDNEWGYSSRMADLVAHVVGLES; this is encoded by the coding sequence ATGCGTATCGGCATCAATGGCTTTGGCCGCATCGGCCGCCTGGTGCTTCGGGCCCTCTGGGGGCGGCCTGGAATCGAGCTGGTGCACGTCAATGATCCCGCTGGCGATGCAGTGACAGCGGCCCACCTGCTCGAGTTCGATTCCGTGCATGGGCGCTGGAATCGAGCCATCACCAGCAGCGCTGATGGCTTCAACGTGGAGGGATCAGCGCTCACTTGGTCGAGCGAAAGCGATCCCACCGCTGTGCCCTGGATCGATCGTGGGGTGGAGATGGTGCTCGAGGCCAGCGGCGTGATCAAAACGCCGCAGACCCTAAACCCCTATTTCGAGCAGGTGGGTTTGAAGCGTGTGGTGGTGGCCTGTCCCGTGAAGGGTGTGGTCGCCGGTGAGGACGCGCTCAACATTGTCTACGGCATCAACCAAAACCTTTATGAACCAGCGCGGCACAAGTTGGTGACCGCTGCCTCCTGCACCACCAACTGCCTGGCGCCGGTGGTGAAGGTGGTGCATGAGAGCTTCGGCATCGACCACGGCCTGATCACAACCATTCACGACATCACCAACACCCAGGTGCCGATCGATGCCTTCAAAAGCGATCTGCGTCGGGCCCGTTCTGGCCTCAGCTCGTTGATCCCCACCACCACCGGCTCGGCCAAGGCGATCGCGATGATCTTCCCTGAGCTGAAGGGCAAGCTCAACGGTCATGCCGTGCGCGTTCCTCTGCTGAATGGATCGCTCACCGATGCGGTGTTCGAGCTCAAGCAGAGCGTCACGGCAGAGCAGGTGAACGCAGCGTTCAAGGCCGCGGCAGACGGTCCGCTCAAGGGAATCCTGGGCTATGAGGAGCGCCCGTTGGTGTCGTGTGACTACACCAACGACAACCGCAGCGCGGTCGTTGACGCCCTCTCGACAATGGTGGTGGACGGCACCCAGCTGAAGGTCTACGCCTGGTATGACAACGAGTGGGGCTACAGCAGCCGCATGGCCGATCTGGTGGCCCATGTGGTGGGGCTGGAGTCATGA